A section of the Methanococcus vannielii SB genome encodes:
- the mcrA gene encoding coenzyme-B sulfoethylthiotransferase subunit alpha codes for MEAEKRLFLKALKEKFEEDPKEKYTKFYTYGGWEQSARKREFVAANEKVLAEKRQGVPLYNPDIGVPLGQRKLMPYKLSGTDSYCEGDDLHFMNNAAIQQLWDDIRRTVVVGMDTAHSVLEKRLGVEVTPETINEYMHTINHALSGGAVVQEHMVEVHPSLAWDSYARIFTGDDELAAELDSRFLIDINKLFPAEQAEALKKAIGKKTYQVSRVPSLVGRVCDGGTISRWSAMQIGMSFITAYKLCAGEAATADFSYASKHADVIQMGNALPGRRARGPNEPGGIQFGILSDVVQTTRVSDDPVEQSLEVVAAGAALYDQIWLGAYMSGGVGFTQYATAAYTDDILDDFSYYALDYVEKKYGRMGTKATMDVVEDIASEVTLYSLEQYDEYPALLEDHFGGSQRAAVAAAASGIGVCMATGNSNAGVNGWYLSQILHKEYHSRLGFYGYDLQDQCGASNSLAIRNDESAPLELRGPNYPNYAMNVGHQGEYAGIAQAAHSARGDAFAMSALIKVAFADPMLVFDFSKPRKEFARGALREFDAAGERDVILPAK; via the coding sequence ATGGAAGCTGAAAAAAGATTATTCTTGAAAGCATTAAAGGAAAAATTCGAAGAAGATCCAAAGGAAAAATACACAAAATTCTATACCTACGGCGGTTGGGAACAATCTGCTAGGAAAAGAGAATTTGTTGCAGCTAACGAAAAAGTTTTAGCTGAAAAAAGACAGGGAGTTCCACTTTACAACCCTGATATTGGTGTTCCTTTAGGACAGAGAAAGTTAATGCCTTACAAATTGTCAGGAACTGACTCATACTGTGAAGGTGACGACTTACACTTCATGAACAACGCTGCTATCCAACAGTTATGGGACGATATCAGAAGAACAGTTGTTGTAGGTATGGACACTGCTCACTCAGTTTTAGAAAAAAGATTGGGTGTAGAAGTAACTCCTGAAACAATCAACGAATACATGCACACAATTAACCACGCACTTTCAGGTGGTGCAGTTGTTCAAGAACACATGGTTGAAGTTCACCCTTCCCTTGCATGGGATTCATACGCTAGAATCTTCACTGGTGACGATGAATTAGCTGCGGAATTAGACAGTAGATTCTTAATTGACATTAACAAATTGTTCCCAGCAGAACAAGCTGAAGCTTTGAAAAAAGCTATCGGTAAAAAAACATACCAAGTATCAAGGGTACCATCACTCGTAGGTAGAGTATGTGACGGCGGTACAATCTCAAGATGGTCTGCAATGCAGATTGGAATGTCATTCATTACCGCATACAAACTTTGTGCAGGAGAAGCTGCAACAGCTGACTTCTCATATGCTTCAAAACACGCTGACGTAATTCAGATGGGTAACGCTTTACCTGGAAGAAGAGCAAGAGGTCCAAACGAGCCAGGGGGAATCCAGTTCGGTATCCTTTCAGACGTTGTACAAACTACAAGAGTTTCAGACGACCCAGTTGAGCAGTCATTAGAAGTAGTAGCAGCTGGTGCTGCATTATATGACCAAATATGGCTTGGTGCATACATGTCTGGTGGCGTAGGTTTCACACAATACGCTACAGCAGCATACACCGACGATATCTTGGACGATTTCTCATACTATGCACTTGACTACGTAGAGAAAAAATACGGTAGAATGGGAACTAAAGCTACAATGGACGTAGTAGAAGACATTGCAAGTGAAGTTACACTCTACTCATTAGAACAGTACGATGAATACCCCGCATTATTAGAAGACCACTTTGGTGGATCACAGAGAGCTGCAGTTGCTGCTGCTGCATCCGGTATCGGTGTATGTATGGCAACAGGTAACTCAAACGCTGGTGTAAACGGCTGGTACTTATCACAAATATTACACAAAGAATACCACAGTAGACTTGGATTCTATGGTTACGACTTGCAGGACCAATGTGGTGCTTCAAACTCACTCGCAATCAGAAACGACGAATCTGCACCTCTTGAATTAAGGGGGCCTAACTACCCTAACTACGCAATGAACGTAGGTCACCAGGGAGAATACGCAGGTATTGCACAAGCTGCTCACTCAGCAAGAGGAGATGCATTTGCAATGAGTGCATTAATTAAAGTTGCATTCGCTGACCCAATGCTTGTATTTGACTTTTCAAAACCAAGAAAAGAATTTGCAAGAGGAGCATTAAGAGAATTCGACGCTGCAGGAGAAAGAGACGTTATCTTACCTGCAAAATAA
- the mtrE gene encoding tetrahydromethanopterin S-methyltransferase subunit E has protein sequence MDPTLISLGALALAGAAATVSGCAEDLESDVGSQSNPNSQVQLGPQMGNIHRYFNKAISGEPVSYGLYVAVAGSVAWALINAGLNAVLALIIGSGVAAIVHGAYSVSAFLGRTVGQSQKFGQPVYMDVLTSHIGPIVGHGFIAVFTMVLAAYLAVTALGNPFPLPLVALIFGITVGAIGSSTGDVHYGAEREYQKYAFGGGIPVANQGDIDIYAEYGIRNGLDSSYFCSRLGGPLTGLCFGLIIFLDGWRSIVGNIIGGDLVTKTSIALVVGLLVVVAAMILNRKIEVFARNKYGPYRN, from the coding sequence ATGGATCCAACATTGATTTCTCTGGGGGCATTAGCCCTTGCTGGGGCAGCAGCAACTGTTTCAGGTTGTGCTGAAGACTTGGAATCTGATGTAGGTTCACAGTCAAACCCTAACTCTCAGGTTCAATTAGGTCCCCAAATGGGCAATATTCACAGATACTTCAACAAAGCAATTTCTGGAGAGCCTGTATCGTACGGTTTGTATGTTGCAGTTGCAGGTTCAGTTGCTTGGGCACTTATTAACGCCGGATTAAACGCTGTTTTAGCATTAATCATTGGTTCAGGTGTCGCTGCAATCGTTCACGGAGCTTATTCAGTTAGTGCATTTTTAGGAAGAACTGTAGGTCAGTCCCAAAAATTCGGGCAGCCTGTTTACATGGATGTTCTTACATCACATATTGGCCCAATTGTAGGTCATGGATTTATCGCTGTTTTCACGATGGTTCTTGCAGCTTACTTAGCAGTAACTGCTTTAGGAAACCCATTCCCATTGCCATTAGTAGCGTTAATTTTCGGTATTACCGTAGGTGCGATTGGTTCATCAACAGGTGACGTTCATTATGGTGCTGAAAGAGAATACCAAAAATACGCATTTGGTGGGGGCATTCCTGTTGCTAATCAGGGTGACATCGATATTTATGCAGAATACGGAATTAGAAACGGTTTAGACTCATCATACTTCTGTTCAAGACTTGGTGGTCCACTTACCGGATTATGCTTTGGTTTAATCATCTTCCTCGATGGATGGAGAAGCATCGTAGGTAACATTATTGGTGGAGACTTAGTAACAAAAACATCAATCGCACTTGTAGTAGGTCTCTTAGTGGTGGTCGCTGCAATGATCCTCAACAGAAAAATAGAGGTATTTGCTAGAAACAAGTACGGACCATACAGAAATTAA
- the mtrD gene encoding tetrahydromethanopterin S-methyltransferase subunit D → MDATSFILPLAEITIAGAIINASVHFVPVGGAPAAMATSTGVGTGTTQLAAGAGFTGLLAAATMASQAGVSLADPVHLALIMLSGAVGAMIMLGLTMLIGQIIYVYGIGIVPAADKCEKDPITGDIQKPYITPGTTGHGIPTVCFVSGTVGAALGGIGGALAYIALQQLGFTAPVAGVLAVGFFFMNAVLASYNIGGTIEGFHDPKFKKMPNGVIASFVSSLITGAVLIGMAMGL, encoded by the coding sequence ATGGATGCTACAAGCTTTATATTACCTCTTGCGGAAATAACCATTGCAGGTGCCATTATTAATGCAAGCGTTCACTTCGTTCCAGTAGGTGGTGCTCCAGCTGCAATGGCTACATCAACAGGGGTAGGTACAGGTACAACACAGTTAGCAGCAGGTGCTGGATTTACAGGACTTTTAGCTGCGGCTACAATGGCTTCACAAGCGGGAGTTTCATTAGCTGACCCAGTTCACTTGGCATTAATCATGCTCTCTGGAGCAGTTGGTGCGATGATAATGTTAGGTCTTACGATGTTAATCGGGCAAATTATCTACGTATACGGTATTGGTATCGTCCCTGCAGCAGATAAGTGTGAAAAAGACCCAATTACAGGAGATATTCAAAAACCGTATATTACGCCAGGTACTACCGGACACGGAATTCCAACAGTATGTTTTGTTAGCGGTACAGTTGGTGCAGCACTCGGTGGTATCGGTGGTGCTCTTGCATACATTGCACTCCAACAGTTAGGATTTACTGCGCCCGTTGCTGGTGTTTTAGCAGTTGGATTCTTCTTTATGAACGCTGTTTTAGCGTCCTACAATATTGGTGGTACAATCGAAGGATTCCACGACCCTAAATTTAAGAAAATGCCAAACGGAGTTATTGCTTCATTTGTTTCATCCTTGATTACAGGAGCTGTATTAATCGGAATGGCTATGGGACTTTAA
- the mtrC gene encoding tetrahydromethanopterin S-methyltransferase subunit MtrC — MSHGGGGHAAELFPENQVLVIGAVLSLIGMYIAHFVPSLAMLLGGLLAAGACVAGANTTRRVAAYGLGTGVPSIGMVSLGMGTISALAGVLIPSVLAGSVALPFDLVLATPIIAAVVAIIVGFIVGKLTQNPVGMKVPIIVSSMTKLSLMGALAILGFCTAFAGGFSADLIINGAINNGIIALAFIAAGMSILHPFNACIGPNESHKRTITLATACGLMAWLVFSIAKLDIVSILVAAVFWIYTYGSFVSMSLADACEVKYVPELPKKE; from the coding sequence ATGTCACATGGTGGCGGAGGACACGCAGCAGAACTTTTCCCTGAAAACCAAGTTTTAGTGATTGGTGCTGTATTATCACTCATTGGAATGTACATTGCACACTTTGTTCCATCACTCGCTATGCTCTTAGGAGGATTATTAGCAGCAGGAGCATGTGTTGCAGGCGCAAATACTACAAGAAGAGTAGCCGCATACGGATTAGGTACTGGTGTTCCATCAATAGGAATGGTAAGTTTAGGAATGGGTACAATTTCAGCTTTAGCAGGAGTTTTAATACCATCAGTATTAGCTGGTTCAGTTGCATTGCCTTTTGATTTAGTTTTAGCTACGCCAATTATTGCTGCAGTCGTTGCAATTATAGTTGGATTTATTGTAGGTAAATTAACTCAAAACCCCGTAGGAATGAAAGTTCCAATTATTGTTTCAAGTATGACGAAACTTTCATTAATGGGAGCTTTAGCAATTTTGGGGTTCTGTACTGCATTTGCAGGCGGATTTTCAGCAGATTTAATTATCAATGGTGCAATTAACAATGGAATTATTGCATTAGCATTTATTGCAGCAGGTATGTCAATTTTACACCCATTTAACGCATGTATCGGTCCAAATGAAAGTCACAAGAGAACAATAACTCTTGCTACAGCTTGCGGATTAATGGCATGGTTAGTATTCTCAATTGCAAAATTAGACATTGTTTCAATATTAGTAGCTGCAGTATTCTGGATATACACTTATGGTTCATTTGTAAGCATGTCTCTTGCTGATGCTTGCGAAGTTAAGTACGTACCAGAATTACCTAAGAAGGAGTAA
- a CDS encoding tetrahydromethanopterin S-methyltransferase subunit B produces the protein MEIVKVCPEIHVVMDIDSGLIAEMRKDILVVDLHPVEEQINKLAYFAKALENSLDPRNAPMKSYKGRDGTYKTGGLFQGMFFGFWVTMSILVLVTILTIKMNLSLIGL, from the coding sequence ATGGAGATAGTCAAAGTATGTCCTGAAATCCACGTTGTAATGGACATTGATTCAGGTTTAATAGCTGAAATGAGAAAAGACATTCTCGTTGTAGATTTACACCCTGTTGAAGAACAAATTAACAAATTAGCATACTTTGCAAAAGCATTGGAAAATTCACTTGACCCTAGAAATGCGCCAATGAAATCATACAAAGGAAGAGATGGGACCTATAAAACTGGAGGTCTATTTCAAGGAATGTTCTTTGGTTTCTGGGTAACTATGTCAATTCTTGTTCTCGTAACAATATTGACTATTAAAATGAATTTAAGCTTAATAGGGTTGTAA
- the mtrA gene encoding tetrahydromethanopterin S-methyltransferase subunit A, which produces MANKKAPAAGWPVANGEYVVGNPESCVAVVTLGSHGLDQAAIDAGAAISGPCHTENLGIEKVVANYISNPNIRFMIIAGSEVQGHITGQCLKALYENGIGDDGGIIGAKGAIPFMENVGKEPVGRFQKQIVECVNLIDVEDKGKITEAIKNCISKDPGALEEDAMVVELEGGKKVAGEDSTTIKPTSPEMALLEARMRIISEKMNEAAMVAKFNSGYYNGKIQGIAIGLFLSILVFSLL; this is translated from the coding sequence ATGGCAAATAAAAAAGCCCCTGCAGCAGGATGGCCTGTTGCGAACGGTGAATATGTAGTGGGGAACCCTGAAAGTTGTGTTGCAGTTGTTACACTAGGTTCCCACGGTTTAGACCAAGCTGCTATTGACGCAGGTGCAGCTATTTCAGGGCCATGCCACACAGAAAACTTAGGAATCGAAAAAGTTGTTGCAAACTACATTTCAAACCCAAACATTAGATTTATGATAATTGCAGGATCTGAAGTTCAAGGGCATATTACAGGTCAGTGCTTAAAAGCATTATATGAAAACGGAATCGGTGACGATGGTGGTATCATCGGCGCTAAAGGTGCAATTCCATTCATGGAAAACGTAGGAAAAGAGCCTGTTGGAAGATTCCAAAAACAGATTGTTGAATGCGTCAATTTGATTGATGTTGAAGACAAGGGAAAAATTACTGAAGCAATTAAAAACTGCATTTCAAAAGATCCTGGGGCACTTGAAGAAGATGCAATGGTTGTCGAATTAGAAGGCGGTAAAAAGGTTGCTGGCGAAGATTCAACTACAATAAAACCTACATCACCAGAAATGGCTTTATTGGAAGCTAGAATGAGAATTATCTCAGAAAAAATGAATGAAGCTGCAATGGTTGCTAAATTCAATTCCGGATATTATAATGGAAAAATCCAAGGTATTGCAATAGGTTTATTCCTTTCAATATTGGTATTCTCATTACTCTAA
- the mtrA gene encoding tetrahydromethanopterin S-methyltransferase subunit A, producing MANKKAPAAGWPVANGEYVVGNPESCVAVVTLGSHGLDQAAIDAGAAISGPCHTENLGIEKVVANYISNPNIRFMIIAGSEVQGHITGQCLKALYENGIGDDGGIIGAKGAIPFMENVGKEPVGRFQKQIVECVNLIDVEDKGKITEAIKNCISKDPGALEEDAMVVELEGGKKVAGEEEGGLMIEGIPTIAEPDIESITNLNEKLEYKVGLMTRDIGLASGVQSETVTGLMYGALFAVALIGIPIALKFLMG from the coding sequence ATGGCAAATAAAAAAGCCCCTGCAGCAGGATGGCCTGTTGCGAACGGTGAATATGTAGTGGGGAACCCTGAAAGTTGTGTTGCAGTTGTTACACTAGGTTCCCACGGTTTAGACCAAGCTGCTATTGACGCAGGTGCAGCTATTTCAGGGCCATGCCACACAGAAAACTTAGGAATCGAAAAAGTTGTTGCAAACTACATTTCAAACCCAAACATTAGATTTATGATAATTGCAGGATCTGAAGTTCAAGGGCATATTACAGGTCAGTGCTTAAAAGCATTATATGAAAACGGAATCGGTGACGATGGTGGTATCATCGGCGCTAAAGGTGCAATTCCATTCATGGAAAACGTAGGAAAAGAGCCTGTTGGAAGATTCCAAAAACAGATTGTTGAATGCGTCAATTTGATTGATGTTGAAGACAAGGGAAAAATTACTGAAGCAATTAAAAACTGCATTTCAAAAGATCCTGGGGCACTTGAAGAAGATGCAATGGTTGTCGAATTAGAAGGCGGTAAAAAGGTTGCTGGCGAAGAAGAAGGTGGCCTCATGATTGAAGGTATCCCTACTATCGCAGAACCAGATATTGAATCAATTACAAACTTGAATGAAAAACTTGAATACAAAGTGGGCTTAATGACCAGAGATATTGGTTTAGCTTCCGGTGTTCAATCTGAAACTGTTACTGGTTTAATGTACGGTGCACTATTTGCCGTAGCATTAATCGGAATCCCAATAGCATTGAAATTCCTGATGGGGTGA
- the mtrG gene encoding tetrahydromethanopterin S-methyltransferase subunit MtrG produces MAEIPTVVTPTKDYKKLQEKLDEIESTVENTNAEIIQRTGKKAGRDVGIAYGLVIGFIFVYVLGNVLPLFELIK; encoded by the coding sequence ATGGCTGAAATTCCAACTGTAGTCACACCTACAAAAGACTACAAAAAATTACAGGAAAAACTTGATGAAATTGAAAGCACCGTTGAAAATACCAACGCAGAGATAATCCAGAGAACTGGTAAAAAAGCTGGAAGGGACGTAGGTATTGCATACGGACTCGTAATCGGATTTATATTCGTATACGTTCTCGGAAATGTGTTACCATTATTTGAGTTAATAAAATAA
- the mtrH gene encoding tetrahydromethanopterin S-methyltransferase subunit H translates to MFRFDKEQMVIDFAGAKFGGQPGEYPTALSGTIFYARHKIVEDAKKGIFDKKAAEALINKQAEMQDITGNSALVQVFGGTEEALVNYIDFVSEVWEGPMLLDSTSGKARMAAAKRATEAGYAKQCIYNSINVSIDEEEFQSLAESDVEASIVLCFDPMDPSVEGKLNVLNNGGKTKDVGMLDLAEKAGIKYPLIDVAVTPMGAGAGNAVRASFAVKAKLGLAVGSGIHNVPSAWDWLREFRKGLREEGKEQIAKDVHHVCDIGANIVQTMASGDFVLYGPIDNAELAFPAVAMTDMIIAETAKELGTTPAAVHPLNKLI, encoded by the coding sequence ATGTTTAGATTTGATAAAGAACAAATGGTTATTGACTTCGCAGGCGCAAAATTCGGTGGACAACCAGGGGAATACCCAACCGCACTCTCAGGAACAATTTTCTACGCAAGACACAAAATTGTAGAAGATGCAAAAAAAGGTATTTTTGACAAAAAAGCTGCCGAAGCTTTGATTAATAAACAGGCAGAAATGCAAGATATTACCGGAAACTCCGCATTAGTGCAAGTATTCGGTGGTACAGAAGAAGCATTAGTTAACTACATTGATTTCGTTTCCGAAGTATGGGAAGGTCCAATGTTACTTGACTCGACATCCGGTAAAGCTAGAATGGCAGCTGCTAAAAGAGCTACTGAAGCTGGATATGCAAAACAGTGCATTTACAACTCAATCAACGTTTCAATTGACGAAGAAGAGTTCCAGAGCTTAGCAGAAAGTGACGTTGAAGCTTCAATCGTTTTATGTTTCGACCCAATGGATCCTTCAGTAGAAGGTAAATTAAATGTTTTAAACAACGGCGGTAAAACAAAAGATGTTGGTATGTTAGACCTTGCTGAAAAAGCAGGTATTAAATACCCACTTATCGACGTAGCAGTAACTCCAATGGGTGCTGGGGCAGGTAACGCTGTTAGAGCATCGTTTGCAGTTAAAGCAAAACTCGGTTTAGCTGTAGGTAGCGGTATTCACAACGTACCTTCAGCATGGGACTGGCTTAGAGAGTTTAGAAAAGGATTAAGGGAAGAAGGAAAAGAACAAATTGCAAAAGACGTTCACCACGTATGTGACATTGGTGCAAACATCGTTCAGACAATGGCTTCAGGAGACTTCGTTTTATACGGCCCTATTGACAATGCTGAACTTGCATTCCCTGCAGTTGCAATGACTGACATGATCATTGCAGAAACCGCAAAAGAATTAGGTACAACACCTGCTGCAGTACACCCATTAAACAAATTAATTTAA
- a CDS encoding DUF2096 family protein yields the protein MMKDAKGIDKQWVVLNELASKLSIGRPLPEEVYSKLRISNNILTYYLLDEHANFEVLRDAEKEISRLQAILFGICDSKMAKEYIDKMGKALRGELNVEFPLKTSSFNVEVKRKKDSETIRVNMPINIHVEILGEFSEYTGVIFEWSQEEDGKVLIEGPKDRVVNALKDFSSLWKSF from the coding sequence ATGATGAAGGATGCCAAGGGGATTGATAAACAATGGGTAGTCCTGAATGAATTGGCATCAAAATTATCTATTGGAAGGCCACTTCCTGAGGAAGTATACTCTAAACTCCGGATTTCAAACAATATTCTTACATACTATCTTTTAGATGAACATGCAAATTTTGAAGTATTAAGGGATGCGGAAAAGGAAATTTCAAGGTTACAGGCAATATTATTTGGAATTTGCGATTCAAAAATGGCAAAAGAATACATAGATAAAATGGGTAAAGCATTAAGGGGCGAATTAAATGTTGAATTTCCCTTAAAAACATCTTCATTTAACGTTGAAGTAAAGAGAAAAAAAGACTCAGAAACTATACGGGTTAATATGCCTATTAATATTCATGTAGAAATTTTGGGTGAATTTAGTGAATATACTGGAGTAATTTTTGAGTGGAGTCAGGAAGAAGACGGAAAAGTTCTTATTGAGGGCCCCAAAGATAGAGTAGTTAATGCATTAAAAGATTTTTCGAGTTTATGGAAGTCTTTTTAA
- a CDS encoding DUF749 domain-containing protein has translation MTKFTAKLITIINVEEALKSQVAGTVRVRASYENKDLKPNQTVAILNIHGTTSYQAYFLDLNTDITQIKEDLEKFGAVLNHDSEEIIKKYIARMNDEGCQGD, from the coding sequence GTGACTAAATTTACCGCAAAACTAATAACGATTATAAACGTTGAAGAAGCATTAAAATCTCAAGTGGCAGGAACTGTTCGTGTTAGGGCGTCATATGAAAACAAGGACTTAAAACCTAACCAAACTGTTGCAATACTGAATATTCATGGAACTACAAGCTATCAGGCTTATTTTTTAGATTTAAATACAGATATAACGCAAATTAAAGAAGATCTTGAAAAATTTGGGGCCGTTTTAAATCACGACTCAGAAGAAATTATTAAAAAATATATTGCGAGGATGAATGATGAAGGATGCCAAGGGGATTGA
- a CDS encoding YchF/TatD family DNA exonuclease, producing MNFNKFLYIDSHCHIEDKSFNKNRDEVIKRAFDGKVGIVTSGASLGGCKRALELKNQYSIYATLGYHPGRVNAEEKAINEVYEFIRSNEKEILAVGEIGLDFNSGNIEKQEIIFKKFLELSKELNKPSVIHARGLEEKCFNISKNDSILMYHCYGGSLELAKKLIDNGNYISISTIICFSNYHQKLVKNLNLENIVVETDSPYLSPIKGEKNEPNNVVKVIEKIFELKKDEYSLDEITKIIYDNTKRLYRIQG from the coding sequence ATGAATTTTAATAAATTTTTGTATATCGATTCCCACTGCCACATTGAAGATAAGTCATTTAATAAAAATAGGGATGAAGTCATAAAACGGGCTTTTGATGGTAAGGTTGGAATTGTTACAAGTGGTGCAAGTTTAGGCGGATGCAAAAGAGCATTAGAACTTAAAAACCAGTATTCAATATATGCCACACTTGGTTACCATCCTGGAAGGGTTAATGCCGAAGAAAAAGCGATTAATGAAGTTTATGAGTTTATAAGGTCAAACGAAAAAGAAATTTTAGCAGTTGGGGAAATTGGGCTAGATTTTAATTCGGGAAATATTGAAAAACAGGAAATAATATTTAAAAAGTTTTTGGAACTTTCAAAAGAATTAAATAAACCTTCTGTAATTCATGCAAGGGGGTTAGAAGAGAAATGTTTTAATATTTCAAAAAACGATTCTATTTTAATGTACCACTGCTATGGCGGGTCGCTTGAACTTGCAAAAAAGCTAATTGACAACGGAAATTATATTTCTATTTCAACAATCATCTGTTTTTCAAACTATCATCAAAAACTTGTTAAAAATTTGAATCTTGAAAATATCGTGGTTGAAACTGACAGCCCTTACCTTTCACCGATAAAGGGTGAAAAAAATGAGCCAAACAATGTTGTAAAAGTTATTGAAAAGATATTTGAATTAAAAAAGGATGAATATTCCTTAGATGAAATCACTAAAATTATATACGATAACACAAAAAGATTATATCGTATACAGGGGTGA
- a CDS encoding nucleoside recognition domain-containing protein has protein sequence MILEIFYTSLISTLKISLVVLSTIYIVNYFLNKGLLEKISNFLAPITEKLKLNSFLISSIMVSFLSPTVGYTLLSDGIKDNKLTEKEVLFGSLANSFPAVFSHALTYYVPVVIPILGYTGIIYVILRLFIAFVKSIIGILLIKATSGGEKYLKENLKIEKPKNINKKFEKSPFNKTFDFSKRFIPLMFLSMFGVIYLSKMGFFEHFSILILPITSFFNLNPNTGILAITGVINVSAAMVMAGTFLKSSSLTPNEVIIGLLLGNIVAFSTRSVKHSIPLHFSLFGPKRGSKVILLNASLTIILDIFIISFLIIYM, from the coding sequence ATGATTTTAGAGATATTTTATACATCGCTAATTAGTACTTTAAAAATATCTTTAGTTGTGCTTTCAACGATATATATCGTAAATTATTTTTTAAATAAGGGCCTCCTAGAAAAAATTTCAAATTTTCTTGCCCCAATTACAGAAAAACTTAAATTAAATAGCTTTTTAATATCTTCAATAATGGTATCCTTTCTTAGCCCTACAGTTGGTTATACGCTACTTTCAGACGGTATAAAAGATAATAAACTAACTGAAAAAGAGGTTCTTTTTGGAAGCCTTGCAAATTCGTTTCCTGCGGTTTTTTCACACGCTTTAACATACTATGTCCCAGTAGTTATTCCTATTTTAGGATATACTGGAATAATATATGTAATTTTAAGGCTATTTATCGCATTTGTAAAAAGTATAATTGGCATATTATTAATTAAGGCGACATCTGGTGGTGAAAAATATTTAAAAGAAAATTTAAAAATTGAAAAACCAAAAAATATCAATAAAAAATTTGAAAAAAGTCCTTTTAATAAAACATTTGATTTTTCAAAACGGTTTATTCCATTAATGTTCTTATCGATGTTTGGAGTAATTTATTTATCTAAAATGGGATTTTTTGAACATTTTTCAATTTTAATTTTACCCATAACTTCTTTTTTTAATTTAAATCCAAATACCGGGATTTTAGCAATAACTGGGGTAATAAATGTATCTGCAGCAATGGTTATGGCGGGAACGTTTCTTAAAAGTAGTTCTTTAACTCCAAACGAAGTAATTATTGGTTTACTCCTAGGAAATATCGTTGCATTTTCAACTCGATCGGTAAAACACTCAATACCCCTCCATTTTTCACTTTTTGGCCCAAAAAGGGGCTCAAAGGTAATTTTATTAAATGCAAGTCTTACAATTATATTGGATATTTTTATAATTTCATTTTTGATAATTTATATGTAA
- the bioD gene encoding dethiobiotin synthase: MIFVTGTDTGIGKTYVSAILGKILKEKGINVGYMKPVESGGIEDTAYVRSELGLNNSFEELNPVNLKKPLSPNISAKIEEKEIDILKIKAAFEKLKEEYEFLIVEGAGGVAVPIKKDFLIADLIKYLDLTCIVVSRPNLGTINHTILTVDFLRKKGITVLGVIINCITDVSKVPYYEETFKSIEEFGNVEIIGIVNDKKDFYIDLKKLNLP; the protein is encoded by the coding sequence ATGATATTTGTTACTGGAACTGATACGGGAATTGGAAAAACATACGTTTCAGCCATTTTAGGGAAAATTTTAAAAGAAAAAGGAATAAATGTAGGTTACATGAAGCCAGTTGAATCTGGAGGTATTGAAGATACTGCTTATGTTAGGTCTGAACTTGGACTTAATAATTCTTTCGAGGAATTAAATCCAGTAAACCTAAAAAAACCACTTTCACCAAATATTTCTGCAAAAATTGAAGAAAAAGAAATAGATATTTTGAAAATAAAAGCTGCTTTTGAAAAATTAAAAGAAGAATACGAATTTTTAATTGTCGAAGGTGCAGGTGGAGTTGCAGTCCCTATAAAAAAAGACTTTTTAATCGCAGATTTGATAAAATACCTAGATTTGACGTGCATAGTTGTTTCAAGACCAAATCTTGGAACGATAAATCACACAATTTTAACTGTTGATTTTTTGCGGAAAAAGGGAATAACTGTTTTAGGAGTAATAATAAACTGTATTACAGATGTTTCAAAAGTGCCATATTATGAAGAAACCTTCAAATCGATTGAAGAATTTGGAAATGTTGAAATTATTGGTATTGTCAATGATAAAAAAGATTTTTATATAGACTTAAAAAAACTAAATTTACCTTAA